The Cryptococcus gattii WM276 chromosome B, complete sequence genome has a segment encoding these proteins:
- a CDS encoding D-3-phosphoglycerate dehydrogenase, putative (Similar to TIGR gene model, INSD accession AAW40638.1) — protein MAISPSINGQNNITNGLTNRHQVDGNNGTSGTHAKPRVFALDPLHSEALTFAEKHFDLVLPGDEGADQWREEAQGLLVRGSYVTAEDLERAASTNGGKLKYISKQGTGVDKIDTVNARKLGIPVMNTPGVNAQAVAELAFGMMLSLARQTPSIDRRIRKGASVTKLDGWKGQMLYGKTLGVIGGGNIGLLVAKMFAGAFSGKIVLYDPYLKSLDTWHAAIPNTSIHKVLEIDELLTTSDIVTIHVPLTPSTENMISASQFKIMKPTAILINTARGGIINEEDLAQALLNEEIFAAGLDAFNSEPPNLARYPDLCASRILELHANLFSRLRASRWFKISSMPLKARWRIGYVKKLLGFSERNPLRASHHGMSNFYPPPRIVTARAFSSVPTTLWSTKTSDWLPDLVQGSGLPPKIFLEGPTTDTQGNLFVTDVPYGRILRCELKSQVWEVLADYEGEASGLALNDEGYLIVADYKNGLMKCDPKTGKVDPILLRRNMERFKGTNDVIVARNGDIYGLGVPLVSHRKTGYAPTERYQPKWTCVKPRGDCEKATCSSAILHFCQYSSLRSMVSL, from the exons ATGGCAATCTCCCCCTCAATTAACGGACAAAACAACATTACCAATGGCCTTACAAACAGACATCAGGTAGATGGTAATAATGGTACCAGCGGAACTCATGCGAAGCCCAGAGTCTTCGCCCTCGATCCCCTGCATTCTGAAGCCTTGACGTTCGCTGAGAAGCATTTTGACCTTGTGCTTCCTGGTGATGAAGGGGCGGATCAATGGCGAGAGGAAGCCCAAGGCTTGCTGGTTCGAGGCTCATACGTCACGGCTGAAGACTTAGAACGAGCCGCTTCGACAAATGGCGGAAAATTGAAATACATCTCCAAGCAGGGCACCGGAGTGGACAAGATTGATACTGTGAATGCTAGGAAACTGGGAATTCCTGTCATGAATACCCCCGGAGTGAAC GCTCAGGCGGTTGCAGAACTTGCTTTCGGAATGATGCTATC CTTGGCGAGGCAGACCCCCTCAATTGACCGCAGGATACGGAAGGGTGCCTCCGTGACGAAGCTAGACGGATGGAAGGGGCAAATGCTGTACGGAAAAACGCTGGGCGTGATCG GTGGTGGCAACATTGGCCTACTCGTCGCGAAAATGTTTGCTGGCGCATTCTCAGGAAAGATTGTGCTTTATGACCCATACCTCAAATCCCTAGACACCTGGCACGCGGCCATACCCAATACTTCAATCCACAAGGTCTTAGAGATTGACGAGCTCTTAACCACAAGCGATATTGTAACAATCCACGTCCCCCTTACTCCCTCGACGGAAAATATGATCTCGGCGTCCCAATTCAAGATCATGAAGCCAACTGCGATCCTGATCAATACTGCCCGAGGCGGCATCATCAATGAGGAAGATCTAGCCCAAGCGCTTCTTAACGAAGAGATCTTTGCAGCGGGGCTCGATGCTTTCAACTCGGAGCCACCGAACCTGGCGAGATATCCGGATTTGTGCGCGA GCCGCATATTGGAGCTGCATGCGAATCTGTTCAGCAGGCTACGTGCCTCGCGATGGTTCAAAATCTCGTCAATGCCTTTGAAGGCAAGGTGGAGAATCGGGTATGTTAAGAAGCTTTTAGGCTTCT CGGAACGGAACCCTCTCCGCGCGAGTCACC ACGGCATGTCAAACTTTTATCCACCACCCAGGATCGTCACTGCGAGGGCCTTCTCCAGTGTTCCCACCACGCTCTGGTCGACTAAAACAAGCGATTGGCTCCCCG ATCTTGTTCAAGGCTCAGGTTTACCTCCGAAAATCTTTCTTGAGGGTCCGACGACCGATACTCAGGGAAATCTATTCGTGACTGATGTCCCCTACGGTCGGATACTGCGGTGTGAACTGAAAAGCCAGGTGTGGGAAGTATTGGCAGATTACGAAGGGGAAGCAAGCGGACTGGCATTAAATGACGAGGGGTACTTGATTGTCGCGGATTACAAGAATGGTCTG ATGAAATGTGATCCGAAAACCGGAAAAGTTGACCCGATTCTGCTGAGAAGGAATATGGAGCGTTTCAAAGGAACAAACGACGTGATCGTAGCCAGGAACGGTGACATCT ACGGGCTTGGTGTACCGCTTGTCTCCCACCGGAAAACTGGATACGCTCCTACAGAACGGTATCAGCCCAAATGGACTTGTGTTAAACCCCGAGGAGACTGTGA GAAGGCAACCTGTTCATCTGCCATCCTTCACTTCTGTCAATATTCGTCGTTACGAAGCATGGTATCCCTCTAG
- a CDS encoding Hypothetical protein (Similar to TIGR gene model, INSD accession AAW40637.1; CNA00210): MTDISQYQDNKDHTKHIEGDAESVEDPNRDQYEPAFIRKTVAKLDFTLLPILTLMYLCSSLDKSNLGNAKTLGMIKDIGGDKAGDKYALLNALYYVSYAPFMVPLALLGKRTRMAKLLAICALCWGIAATCFAAVRNFSGAYACRFIIGLGEAGFVPLIQVYLSRFYTRRQLGTRVGIWLAMAPMGGFFNGIIAYGVSFINSRHLESWRILFLIEGGATFLIAVIAFIMLPEDIVRCRWLSQRQKDYLIYERSLSMAPESNGVNWKHVKGAFIRWQQIVPVFINMCQQITGALFSAFLPTFLSENGFEGANAQIATLAPYGSAAVCMIIASIISDRYRNRGWPTQFGWWLSIVAFGIYLGAPYTNRSARIAALVLGETGHYIATPLIVTWTANNAGSESRRAVAVPLAVSCAQAVAVGSGYLFPARDKPVYKMGSAVVLGLSIAGSLFTFLYQGLIWRENRKRDKAEGGPPAPDFIAETNVHADDAPGFRYMP, translated from the exons ATGACCGATATCTCACAATATCAAGATAACAAGGATCACACAAAACATATTGAGGGCGATGCTGAGTCAGTCGAGGATCCCAACAGGGACCAATACGAACCTGCTTTCATCCGCAAGACGGTGGCAAAG CTCGATTTCACTCTTTTGCCCATCCTAACCTTGATGTACCTATGCTCGTCTCTTGACAAGAGTAATCTGGGGAACGCGAAGACACTCGGAATGATCAAGGACATTGGGGGCGACAAGGCGGGCGATAAGTACGCCCTGCTGAATGCCTTGTATTATGTCAGTTACGCCCCATTCA TGGTGCCTCTTGCCCTGTTGGGTAAACGAACGAGGATGGCAAAACTGCTGGCGATCTGTGCGCTTTGCTGGGGTATCGCTGCAACTTGCTTTGCCGCAGTGCGAAACTTCAGCGGTGCCTATGCTTGTCGCTTTATAATTGGTCTTGGAG AGGCGGGTTTCGTGCCTCTTATTCAAGTTTACCTTTCGAGATTCTACACCCGACGTCAATTGGGCACCCGAGTGGGTATTTGGCTTGCAATGGCCCCAATGGG CGGGTTTTTCAACGGTATCATTGCATACGGTGTGTCATTCATAAACAGTCGGCACCTCGAATCGTGGCGAATCCTTTTTTTGATCGAGGGAGGAGCGACCTTCTTGATCGCCGTCATCGCTTTCATCATGTTACCAGAGGACATTGTCCGATGCCGATGGCTGTCCCAGAGACAGAAAGACTATC TCATTTATGAAAGGTCATTGTCCATGGCCCCGGAATCCAATGGGGTGAACTGGAAACATGTCAAGGGCGCTTTCATCCGATGGCAACAAATCGTCC CTGTCTTCATCAACATGTGTCAGCAAATCACCGGTGCGCTGTTCTCAGCCTTCCTTCCCACCTTCTTGTCGGAGAATGGTTTCGAAGGCGCCAACGCTCAGATTGCTACTCTCGCTCCGTACGGGTCCGCTGCTGTG TGCATGATCATCGCATCTATAATTTCGGACAGATACCGCAACAGAGGATGGCCCACACAATTCGGCTGGTGGTTGTCGATCGTCGCTTTCGGAATCTACCTCGGCGCTCCTTACACCAACCGATCTGCAAGAATTGCTGCATTAGTCCTCGGTGAGACCGGTCACTATA TTGCAACTCCATTAATCGTCACTTGGACTGCCAACAATGCGGGAAGTGAATCTCGACGTGCCGTGGCTGTGCCTCTCGCCGTGTCATGTGCTCAAGCCGTAGC TGTTGGGTCAGGCTACCTGTTCCCCGCTAGAGACAAGCCGGTCTACAAGATGGGTTCAGCCGTCGTTTTAGGGCTATCCATTGCAGGGTCTCTCTTTACTTTCCTCTACCAAGGTTTGATCTGGAGAGAGAACAGGAAAAGGGATAAGGCTGAAGGGGGCCCTCCCGCACCTGACTTTATTGCCGAGACCAATGTCCATGCCGACGATGCCCCTGGATTCCGTTACATGCCATGA